GCGCCTATTGGTCGGCACCATGCTGGACAACGTCGTGTTGAAGGATTTGCTGGGAATGGAGGCCGCCAGCCCGCCATCGGTTCGAGGGTAAGGTCGAGCCTGACGACATTGACGAGCGAAGGCGCTTCTTACCTGGAACAGCGATCAGAACTTCATGGTGGGCTTTTGCGATATCAATCGCCACCAAAACAGGCTCGGCTTGTGCAATAGTGGTATCGGTCATAGTCGGTCTCTATTGCAGCGTGGTTTGCTGCAGAACCACTGTAGGGGCCTGAGACCCGGCTATGGTCACCTGCTGCGCTATTTGAGGGATGCGCAGACAATCATAGTCTCTCAATCAGCGCTATTCCAGAGGTGTTATGGGACGGAGTTCACCAGTCAGGCCATGCTGAAATGGGCGGACGAGAATGAGGTGCCGTTGCACTACATTGATCCGGGTAAGCCGCAGCAAAACGCCTTTATCGAGAGCTTCAACGGCAGCCTGCGGGACGATCTGCTGAACGAGGAGATATTCGACACCCTAGGTGACGCACGGCGCAAGTTGGCCCTGTGGCGCTACGACTACAATGCGGTCAGGCCACACTCGTCCCTGTCCAACCAGACAAGACCAACATAATTATTTATGTCAAGATAAGAAAGTATTCTAGAGGGAGAAATCTATACTTAATTCACTAATGCTGCTAACACTAGAAATTTTCTCTTTCCTAAGAAATTCAGCCCAATCGGGCAACTCGCTCCATCCGCTGACGAAAACAAAATCAATACCAGCCGCATGTGAAGCACGATAGTCATAAGTGCTATCGCCTAGAAAAAGAGCTTTGGGGTTATAGTCTGAGCTGCCTGCTCTCTCGACAAGATAGCTTCTTTGCTGTCTGGGCTGCCAAAAATACCGCCATCAAAATAATGATCTATTCCCCGAGCGGCAAATATTTCCCGGAGTTCCGTTTGATCCCCTCCCGAAACAATCAACCAAGTTTGGTTGGGCATGGCTTCACGCAGGTCGCCTAGCCCCTTACAAACAGCGCACTCCATCAGCCCTTCTTTCACGGCGATCGCGTAATCTTTCAAAAGAGATTGTAAAGCCAATCCACCGGAATTGGGTTCAATACCCTTTATAATATTCTTAAGAAAATACTCAAATTTTGCATATCTAGAAATTCCACCGTTGATAAGGTGGTAAGTTACCAAAGCATCAGCTGCCGCTGCGCCATAGGGTAAGGCAGCTTGGCGAAAGGCTTCTGTCTTAATGCGGTTCGAATCCAGGATCACCCCATCGCAATCGAAAACCAGGGTTCTATAGTCAATTAGCTTCATAGTTCCCAATGCCGCTTCAACGCGGCTTCTACGGGGGCGATATCTTCTGGCACATCTACGGCCATCGTCCCGGGTGAAGTTTCGTACATAACTATATTTCGCCCTAGTTCCTGAAACCGCAGGATCTCAATATCTTCATGCTTCTCTAATGTGCCTTTGCGTCCAAAGTCCGAAAAGGCTTGTAGTTCCTCCCCGGTGAACCCATAGATACAAACTTGCTTTTTGTAGCGCATCGGCGCATCTTCGGGTTCTTTGAACCCAGGAATTACAGTCCGAGACATGTAGACCATAACATCGTTCTCGGTAGTGATTACCTTGGGTATATTTACACTATGGGGTCTTCGTTTTCGCTGATCCAAGCAAAACCGTTAACGATATGAGTGGGGTTAGCCATCTTGATTTCGACACAGCGCTTGATGTCATTTGGGTTCACTAATGGCTCGTCTCCTTGCACATTAATGTAGATGTCATAGTCGAGCATCTGTGCGGCTTCGGCCAAACGATCTGTACCGGTTAAAGCCGTCTTACTTGTCATTAAAGCTTTGAAACCTGCGGCCTCAACCACATCTACAATACGTGCATCTTCCGTAGCGATATATACATGGTCCTGCCCTACAGCGCGGGCGCTTAGTTCCGCCACCCAAAGGATCATTGCCTTTCCAAGGAGAGGGGCAAGCGGTTTGCCTGGATAGCGGGTTGATGCATAGCGTGCTGGGATGATTACGCAAGCGGTCATAGGTCACATTCCATATATAGAAACCTGTTTCAGATGCTCATATCGCGATGGGGTAATAGATACTATTTCTGGGCTGCCGGGCACCTCATCGAATAGCCGTAGGATATCCTCTGCCTCGCGATTACGTTGATCACCTTCTCTATACCCGTCAAACCCTGCTAGAAAAATCCGTTTGGCGCGTCCTGACCCTGCTATAGCCAATGCGTAGGCCATCACCAAAAGGCTGGGGGATACACAATAAGTTTCTGAAAAATAGAACCCATCTGAAAGGCTTATACCAAAGTCCAGAACGTCTTTGTCTTGAAGTGGGCTACGCATATCGTCAGTCAACATTGAAAACGGTACGATTAGGGGCTGACGCAGAGAGGTAAGATAGGTTTCGCTATCTGCCATCAAACGAACCGGATGGCACGCCGCCCGGAGTTCTATCAGTTCCTCATCAATTCCGCTTTGTGTGTTGAGCGCAATTACAATAGGCTTACTCTTTCGTATATAGGATTCAAGGGCAATACGATGCTCAGAAACCCCAGCCCCAGCTCCCAAAATCAGAACGTCGCGACCCGCAAGCAAGTTTTTGGGGGACCAATGACCTTGGGCTGTGCTTTTGTAGAAGTTACGGGCATTATACAAAGTATTGTCATTGTAGCTTTTACCGCCAGTCCTACGCAAATGCTCAATAACCGCTAAGATATCCTCTTCTGAATAGCGGGAGTCCATCAGCATATTTTGTATATAGGTGGGGTGTATGCCATGTTTTCCAGACAAGAAGTAAAATGGATTGGTGCCCCACCCATAACGTTCTTTCATCGGAAGGAAGTACTTGCGTAGGAGCGCCATTAAAGGGACTAAATTTGCCGGGCGGTTGCGCAAGGCCTGCGCCTCAATCACTAGTTCCTCAGTGCGGGCATTGCCGGGCCCCCTCCCCATTCCAGTTACTGTAGCATCTAGCCAAGTAGCACCTTCCGTATGCGCGCGTAGGGTGTTTTGGAGAGCGAGGCCCATGTTGTCATGAGTGTGTATGCCAATCGGACCATCCCATTGCTCGCGCAGCCAGCCAATGATACGTGTGGTGTCGTCGGGCGTCATACTGCCCATACTGTCAGCGAAATAGAGCACCTCAAGTGGGTACTCACAGGCGGCGAGTGCCAGATCCAAAACCTCCTCTCGGCTCCGATCTGCAATCTGCATCAGGTTGAAGCCAACCCGATAGCCTCGTTCAGTTAGCCATGTAACCGCGGGAAGGACGCTCCTAACCTCACGAAGGTGGCAAGCAAAGCGAACGAGATCAACTGGCGTATCCTTTGCGGGTACCGGAAAGAGCTTTTCCAAAGTCGGGATTAAACCGAGGTCGGTCATCAGGTCGCTTCCATTGACCATTACCGCCACGGTGAGTTCTTTAGGAATATCAAGGCTTTGCAGGAACTCGTCGCTAGTGTATGCGCAGGGCCTTTAAAGCCGCTATTTTGCAAAAAGCGGAAACCCATTTCGACAATATCTACTTGTGCTGCATTCATTGCAAGTAGATATGAATTCACTAGATCAGGTGCGAAATCCCACGCATTATAGTATCCGCCATCCCGCAATGTGCAATCGAGAATCAAAGTTTTAGAGGTCAAAAGAGCTTCTCCACTATAGATTTACTTGACTTATCCCGAGATAGCCATGGAGAACAAGCGCATTGGGGCGACATAGTGTGAGGTTTGGAGCTAAAGTTCCTGGTTAAGCTGAAATCTATGTGGCTTGACCCTCGTGTCACCCTCGACCGCGGCGCCACTGTTGATCGGGGAACTGCAGCCTTTGACTAGCCCTGACAGTTTTCGGCTTCGATAGCCTGACACGTATAATATGACAACTGACCAAAGGAGATCGGAACTTAAGTAGATTAAACACCTATTACAGAAATGGTGTTGATAGTATGGTTCTTTTGGCAAGTAATTGCTTATTAGCGACCAGTATGGCCTTACAGTCTTAAGTTGATCTGAACTTTCGTTCGATTCCAAAACGGATCCTCTAATGCACGATATTTCCCTCCCAGCACCCGGCACCTTAATAATCATCGGGCAGCCTCCCGCTTATCTTGATGACTTTTGTTTTTCGGGGCAAGCAGAACGGACCATTGTGGTAGAGCCGGATCCGATGTTAGCTGCAGAAGCAGAAACACGGTTAGGCGGCGCGGCTGAGATTCAGATAATAACCGCGGCCCCCTGGGATGGAAAGCCACAGGTTGAGCTTAAGACTTTCAATTTTCCAGGCTTGCGCAGTCTCTATTCGCCGAACAAGAGATTGAAAAGGCTTTTACCCGGGCTGAAAGAGTGTGGCCGGATTGCCGTGGAAAGCATTGCCCTTAAAACTTTAACAGAAAAGTTTGTAGATTTGCGAAGCCCTGTACATGTCATGATACACTTGCCGGGATCGGAATGCCGGATTATCGATTTTTGGCAGAAATGGGGGTTTCTGCAAGAGGTCGATCAGCTTGATATATTATGCTGCGCAGAAGCTTTCTTTCATCAAGGCGAAAACGTTGATGAGGTCCAGAGTGTGTGTGCCGAAAACGCTTTTGATCTTGTTTCCAGAATTGACGATGACCCCGACTGGCCGATGCTGACCTTTCGTGCCTGCCTAGAAAAGCGAGAGCTGGTAGCACTACGTAAGGAGTATAGCCAACTTGATATAGATTTAACTGCAACAAAAGCAGGTTTGGAAGAGCAGTTTAAAGCTAGAGAATCCGCACAGTTACAAACTGCTGAAGCTCAGGGGCGCGCCGACGAAGCAGAAATGGCACTAGAAGAATTAAAAGTAACTTTGAAGGCTCGAGAGGACGCTTTGTCGGAGGCTAAAGTAAAGGAGCAAGCTGCACAGTTAGAAATCGCTACGGTTCAAAGGCGCGCCGACGAAGCAGAAATGACACTAGAAGAATTGAAAGTGAATTTGAAGGCGCTAGAGGGCGCTTTGGCGGAGGCTAGGGAGCAGTCTGAAACTGATAGCGCCATTCGTAGCTTAATAGAGCAGGTCCAGGCAGACAGCACGAAGCGTACCAAAGAATTGCAGTCCGCGAATGAAGAGCTATCTATAGCCCTACGAATGCAGTCGGTACTCCAAGCTGACTTGTCCGATTTGCGTAGTCGTTTTGCGGAATCTGAACGGCAGCGCCGCGAGCAGGAAAAACTACTCACTAAGCTTACTCCTCGTTTGCAGCAGGCGGCCGAGCAGCTCCAATATTTGAGTCTACCGAATGAGGAGCCTCCGGCCGCAGAAGCCTTTGAAGGTTCCAAAGAATGACCGTAAGTAATAAGATCGATTTAGCCCGGAATATTCAGGAGGCGCTCGCTTTCCTACAAGAACAAACAGATTTACCGAAATCTGGGGTGACTGAGCCGCTAGGTAGTCTGCTGTCGCAATGCGAAGAAGCGCTCGCCGCGAGCCCTGCCCCTGCGCCAATTCGTACTATTCATCACTTTGCTTGTACGGGGGTACTTTAATTAGTAAATGTTTGGCACTTGTGCCAAATGTGACTTTGCTGAGCGAAATCGACCCACTCAGCCAGATGCAGAATGGAAAATCGAATCGCTTCCATCCTAGTGATTTCCTTTATGCGGCACGTAGTGGCCTGCGCCCGATTAGTGAGCAGATGACTATCCGCAGTTTCAACGCGGGAATTGCGGAGCTGCATCGTGCCCTTGGGGAAGTGGGGCGGTATCTAGTGTTGCGCGACCATGCCCATAGTCAGTTCTGTACCGAGGCCGACCCCTTTGCCCGGCCAAGCCTACGCGCAATACTTCAGCGGGTCATGCCAGTGCAATCGGTGCTTACCCTACGCCATCCTCTAGATTCTTTTCTATCACTGGATAGCAACGGTTGGCATCACTTTAAACCTTTCACATTAGAAACTTACGCTAAGCGATATGAGTGCTTTTTATCAGAGTACGAAGACCTCCCTAAGTTCCGCTATGAAGATTTCGTCGCTAACCCAGAAACCGAGCTGGAAAAGATCTGTACTATTCTTAAGTTGCCGTTTCATTCGGGTACAACAGCGCTTCTTAAAGTAGTTGAACTCACGGGCGATAGCGGTCGTTCTTCGTCTCGGATAGCCCCGAGGGTTCGACGCGAGTTGCCTGAAGGTATCGCGCAACAAATGAAATCCAGTAATGCTTATCGGCGGCTTTGTACTCGTCTGGACTATCCGCTACATGATGAATGAAATGCAGCTAGCCAGGGCATAATTCAACAGGACAAAAGTGCTGGCAGCATAAATATTCCAAGAGGATTCGTCGAAGATGAAGAAAGCGATTGTTACCGGGGTGACGGGGCAAGATGGTTCCTATCTTGCAGAGTTTCTATTAGAGAAGGGTTATGAGGTGCATGGCATAAAGCGCCGTGCCTCATCCTTCAACACCCAGCGGATCGATCATATCTACGAAGACCCGCATATGAATCATACGCGGTTCAAACTGCATTACGGTGATCTGACCGACACCTCCAACCTGACCCGCATTCTTTCTGAGGTCGGCCCCGATGAGGTCTATAACCTCGGCGCACAATCACATGTGGCGGTGAGCTTTGAGGCCCCAGAATATACCGCCGATGTCGACGCTATCGGCACCCTGCGCCTGCTCGAGGCAATCCGCTTTTTGGGGATGGAGAAAACCACCCGTTTTTACCAAGCCTCAACGTCTGAGCTCTACGGTCTTGTCCAAGAAACACCGCAAACCGAAACAACACCTTTCCACCCGCGTTCGCCCTATGCGGTGGCCAAAATGTACGCCTATTGGATCGCAGTGAACTACCGGGAGGCCTATGGCATGTATGCTTGCAACGGTATTTTGTTCAATCACGAGTCCCCCGCCGTGGTGAGACTTTCGTGACTCGCAAGATTACCCGTGGTCTGGCTAACATTGCTCAAGGATTAGAGCCTTGTCTTTATATGGGCAACATCGACAGCCTTCGGGATTGGGGCCATGCTAAGGATTATGTTCGGATGCAGTGGATGATGCTCCAGCAAGACAGGCCCGAAGACTTTGTGATCGCCACAGGCGTGCAATATTCGGTGCGCGAGTTTATCACTTGGACCGGTAAGGAGCTGGGCCTGACGCTGGAGTTTACCGGCAACGGCGTTGATGAAATCGCGACGGTCACTGCTATCGAAGGCGCTATGGCGCCAGGTGTGAAGGTTGGTGATGTGGTGATGCGCATTGACCCGCGCTATTTCCGTCCGGCAGAGGTTGAAACACTGCTGGGTGATCCGGCCAAGGCCAAAAAAGTACTGGGCTGGGTGCCAGAGATTACCGCGCAGGAGATGTGTGCCGAGATGGTAGCCGAAGACTTGCGCACAGCGCGGCGACATGCCCTGCTGAAAGAGCATGGCTATGCACTGCCGATCAGCGTGGAGCAGGGCTAACATGCGAAAGATCTATATCGCAGGGCATCGCGGCATGGTCGGCAGCGCGATTCTGCGCCGGTTGGAGGCGCGAAAAGCGGCGGGCGAAGACCTTCAATTGATCACGCGCACTCATGCGGAACTGGATTTAACGGCTCAAGCTGCCGTGCGCGATTTTATGCAGGACGAGAAGCCAGATGTCGTGATCCTTGCTGCGGCCAAGGTCGGGGGTATTCACGCCAATAATGCCTATCCGGCGGACTTCATCTATGAAAATTTGATGATCGAATGTAACGTCATCCATCAGGCCTTTGCCGCAGGTGTGGCCCGTCTGTTACAACTTGGCTCAAGCTGCATCTACCCGCGCGCCGTAGCACAGCCGATGAAGGAAGATGCGCTGCTGACCGGTGTGCTCGAACCCACTAACGAGCCTTATGCTGTCGCCAAAATCGCTGGGATTAAACTCTGTGAGAGCTATAACAGGCAGCATGGCACGGATTACCGCTCGGTTATGCCCACTAATCTCTATGGCCCCGGCGACAACTTCCATCCCGAGAACTCTCATGTGCTGCCCGCGCTAATCCGGCGGTTTCATGAGGCCGCCCAAGCGGACGACGAAGAGGTGCGGATCTGGGGATCAGGTAAGCCGCGGCGCGAGTTTTTGCATGTTGATGATATGGCCGAAGCGAGCCTCTTCGTACTTGGCCTTGACCCCAAAACCTATGCTGCCAACACCGAACCGATGCTGAGCCATATCAACGTGGGTACGGGGATCGATGTTTCAATCATGGAACTGGCGCAGATGGTGGCCAAGGTGACTGGTTTTCAGGGGCGTATTACCAACGATCCTAGCAAACCGGACGGTACCCTGCGCAAGCTGATGGATGTGAGCCGTTTGGCAGATATGGGCTGGCAGGCGTCAATAGACCTCGAAAAAGGGCTGCAGGGCACCTATGACTGGTTTATCAAAAACCAAGATAGCATTCGCCACTGACCCGTATTTTCAAGGATATTTCATGACACATATTGTTCACCCTATTCTTCTTGCTGGCGGCTCTGGGACGCGGCTGTGGCCACTTTCGCGCAAAAGCTATCCGAAGCAATTCGCCCAACTGATGGGCGATGAGAGCTTGTTTCAGGCGTCGGCCCTGCGGCTTTCGGGCGAAGGCTTTGCCGCGCCGGTGATCCTGACGGGGCGGACTTCCGTTTCATCGTGACTGAGCAATTGGCCGCCGTGGAAATTGCGGCTGCGGGTATTTTAATCGAACCCGAAGGGCGCAATACGGCGCCTGCGATCCTTGCTGCTGCCCTCAACCTTGCGGCACGTGCGCCCGAAGCATTGATGCTCGTCGCGCCTTCGGACCATGTAATCCCGGATGCGGCAGGCTTCCGTGCGGCTGTTCAAGGTGCGACCGAGGCCGCGCAGGCAGGTCAGTTGGTGACTTTTGGCATTCGGCCTGACCGGGCAGAAACCGGCTATGGCTGGCTGGAGATGAGCGAAGCGCCAAATGCCGATTTTGCCCCCGTGCCACAGCCCTTAAAGCGTTTCGTTGAAAAACCCGATAGTGCTTCTGCCCAAGCGATGCTTGAGGGCGGCCAGCACCTTTGGAACGCAGGTATTTTCCTCTTTTCAGTGCAAACGATCATCGCCGCTTTCGAGGCCCATGCCCCTGAGATGCTGACACAGGTGCGCACGGCCGTTGATCAGGCAGAACAGGATCTCGGCTTCACTCGTCTGGCACCCGACGCTTGGGCGCAGGTCGAAGATATCTCAATTGACTATGCAGTGATGGAGAAGGCCGACAACCTGAGCGTTGTGCCCTACGGCGGTGTTTGGTCAGATTTGGGTGGCTGGGACGCCGTTTGGCGCGAGATGGGGCCGGATGAAGCCGGGGTGGTGGCCACGGAATCAGCTACGGCAATTGACTGCGAGAACACCCTACTGCGCGCCGGCGATCCCAGCAGCAATTGGTGGGCATCGGGCTGACTGATATCATTGCGGTGGCTATGCCAGACGCGGTGCTGGTCGCGCATAAAGACCGCGCGCAAGACGTGAAAAAAGCCGTGGCCGCGCTGAAGGCCAAAGGCGCCAAACAAGCTGAGACTCTACCGCGCGATTATCGACCTTGGGGCTGGTTTGAGAGCCTCGTTGTGGGATCACGTTTTCAGGTGAAGCGTATTGTCGTTCATCCCGGTGCCGCTCTCAGCCTACAAAGCCATCATCATCGTGCGGAACACTGGATCGTAGTCGAGGGCACTGCGCAGGTGACCGTAGGCGAAGAGGTGAAACTCGTGACCGAGAACCAGTCGGTCTATATCCCGCTTGGCGCGACCCACCGGATGGAGAACCCTGGAAAGGTGCCCATGGTGCTGATTGAAGTACAGACCGGCAGTTATCTTGGTGAAGATGACATCATTCGCTATGAGGATGTTTATGCGCGCGGGCAGGGGGCGAAGGGGTAACTCTTTACAAGGTGAGGAGCGGGAAATCGCAGACATGCTGTAAAGCGTGCATGACGCCGGTTCCTACGTGGTCGCGACTGCTCTGCCATGCTTCTGCCGGGGTAAACAATTGCTTCAGCGTGGCGATGGCGCTCGGCATTGTCACTGCGGTTTCACTGCCTCGCAGGGCATCCGCAATCCGCGCCGCGCCTTCGTCTGGCGTCATCCCCCATAGGTTCACCCAAGACCTCTCCGGTAAACCCAATTCATGGATGCGGTGCCCAGGGCTCGCCCAATAGATAGGTACCGCTCCGCAGGCAAAAGCGTCGAAGAACTTCTCGGAGATGTAGTCGGGGTGATGGGTGTTCTCAAGCGCACCCATCAAGCGAGTACGCCCATCTAGGCGGGTCAGTTTGTCCATGTGCCAGTCGGTGGTTAGTTCAAAACGGCTTTGGCCACCCTGCCAGCTTTGGCCCAAGCGTTCGACCACACCAATGGTACACGCCTCAGCTAGATCAGTGCGCCATGAACAAAGACCGGTCAGATCTGCCTCGGGCCATTCTACCCAGTGATGCCGCTCGGCGCGGCGTTCAAACATGAAGGCGACGTCGACGGGGCGGCGGGCGAAATCCTCTTGCCAGTCTTGCACGGTGCGCGCGGCATTTCGGGCGAAGCGGTGACGGTAGGCGTTGGCGAAACGATGGTTGGTCAGTAGGTAATAGGGATGTGTTGGAATTTATAGATATCGCTGGTGCAGTGATTGATCTGATGCACGGGCAGGGGGCCCCAGTCGGTCTCGACATAGATCACCGGGTCAAGCGGGCGGCCGCCCCAGATTGTATCCCAAAAGGGCTCTTCGGACAAAAGCACTACGGGGCGTTTGCGGGCGCGCCAGTCCTCAATTACTTCAAACGGTGCGTCTTGGATGTCGAGTACATGGGCCAAGACATAAATATCGGCAAGAGAGGGTCGGTCGACCAATTCGATCTTACCTTCAAAGAGCGGCCATAGTGCCGGATAGCTAAGCGGTGTGCGGTGGCTGTGCCGGCCCGTTTTGAATACTTTGATCACTCTATTTGGCCCATTAGAGACCGCGAAGGCGTGTATAGAGGCTGCGCAGATAATCCGGCCCCGGTAGGGCGAGGTCGAGATCTTGGCGCAGCCTGCCATACGCGCGTGCCAGAATATCGGTGCGGTACTGTTGCTGGGCGGATATCTGCAGGCTCAACTCGGCCTTGGCGCCTAAGCTACCGTCTTTGATCTGCGCATCCAGCAGACACGCAAAGGCACCGGGCTGCTGGGACATGTTTCTTCTGACCGGCCGCGGCAGGTGGGCGACGATATTTGGCAGCGTATTAAGAATAAAGGATGTCTCGGCAGGGGGGCAAAGTGTAAGCTGTTCATCTAGAAAGGGCATCCATTCCGCAAGGCATGCGGCCCGTTCGCTTTTGGGCTGTGCCGCAAGGGCTTCGGCAAAGCTCAACATCGCTGGGGCCGGATTGCTGGGGGCATACAGATGCATCAAAACGGGGCAGGCGCGGCCATCAGTTCGGTGCTTTGCGTTAGGGCGCGTTCATAAACGCCCTGTCGTCTGCCAATGGTGGCCATGTGGCGAGGCGGGCCAGCCAGTCGGCGGTTCTGAAGATTAGCCGCCGCGGATCTGGCAAGAGGTTCGCGCAATCGCTGATTGAGGGTCGCTGCGGCAGAGCTTCAAGCAGAGCGCTATCGCTACGGGCAGGGGTGGTCGGCATCAGCGAGCCACCAAGCACTATGAAGTAGGCAAAGATCGGGGTCTCTTGCTGCAATGTCCTGCGCAGGGCGCGGAAAGCTTCGGGCTGCAGGCGGTCCGTTGGGGCCAGCGCCATGGTGTAGTCCGTTTCGGCCATCTCTAGCGCCAGCCGCAGAAGGTCGCTTCGGTTGCCTACGGGGCTATCGGTGCGGATGATGTGTGCAGAATGCGTCGCCGCGAAAGTCTGGAGGCGCGCGAAGGTGCTGTCATCGCCTGCATGAAAGACCAGTAGGGCGTCTTCTGGTCCTTTGGCCTGCACCAGAGCGTCTAGAGTCAGATCAAGATCTGGGCCTTCGTTTTCTGTGGTCATGACAAAGGTCAGCATGGCAGCCGCCCACCTGTCATTTGCAGGCCAATATGCAGGGCAAGAACGGGGTCTTGGTGGATCAATTGTGCCTCTTCCTGTGGACCAAGTGTAGCTTGCCAAAACCGCTGTATAGAGACGAGAAGCTCGTCATGCCACCTTGGATCAATATGGTAGTAGATCCAGTCGAAAAGTCCGCTGGTGAAGGTCTGAAAGGCCAACCGTAGGGCGGCTGGCAGGCGGGCGCTGACCTTTTGCAGGGAGGTGATGGCACCGATCCGCTCGCGCCCACGGAAGTTGGTCATTCGGCCACCACCGGGCGATACAGTATGTGTGGCACAGATGCGGTCTGACGCCAGAATAGTACTTGCTTTGGCAAAGCTTTCCCAATGTGGGGCGATATCTTCGTGGAGCATGAGATCGGGAAAACTGATCCCAGCCTCACGCAGAAAACCAGTACGGTAAATCTTGTTCCAAGGGTAGTTGGCGGTCTGAGCCAGCCAAGCTACGGCCTGTCCTGTCACGGGCGTAAGGTGTTGCCCACCCATGCCTGCCAGCCGCCAAAGCGCATCGTCATTGGGCATTTGGTGCCAGCGCCCCCGTGCGATCTGACGCGTGTCAGCATGGCGGAATAAACAAAAGTCAAAATCACGCCCCGCCAGATCGCGCCAAAGCGGGATGATCTGGGGCGTGATCATATCGTCACTGTCAAAGAACAACACATGGTCGGTTTCGATCTCGGCCAGCCCAATATTGCGGGCGGGGCCGGGGCCGGTGGCCGTGT
This region of Sulfitobacter faviae genomic DNA includes:
- a CDS encoding HAD family hydrolase: MKLIDYRTLVFDCDGVILDSNRIKTEAFRQAALPYGAAAADALVTYHLINGGISRYAKFEYFLKNIIKGIEPNSGGLALQSLLKDYAIAVKEGLMECAVCKGLGDLREAMPNQTWLIVSGGDQTELREIFAARGIDHYFDGGIFGSPDSKEAILSREQAAQTITPKLFF
- a CDS encoding cytidylyltransferase domain-containing protein translates to MTACVIIPARYASTRYPGKPLAPLLGKAMILWVAELSARAVGQDHVYIATEDARIVDVVEAAGFKALMTSKTALTGTDRLAEAAQMLDYDIYINVQGDEPLVNPNDIKRCVEIKMANPTHIVNGFAWISENEDPIV
- a CDS encoding sulfotransferase, with amino-acid sequence MRRSARREPCPCANSYYSSLCLYGGTLISKCLALVPNVTLLSEIDPLSQMQNGKSNRFHPSDFLYAARSGLRPISEQMTIRSFNAGIAELHRALGEVGRYLVLRDHAHSQFCTEADPFARPSLRAILQRVMPVQSVLTLRHPLDSFLSLDSNGWHHFKPFTLETYAKRYECFLSEYEDLPKFRYEDFVANPETELEKICTILKLPFHSGTTALLKVVELTGDSGRSSSRIAPRVRRELPEGIAQQMKSSNAYRRLCTRLDYPLHDE
- the fcl gene encoding GDP-L-fucose synthase, whose product is MRKIYIAGHRGMVGSAILRRLEARKAAGEDLQLITRTHAELDLTAQAAVRDFMQDEKPDVVILAAAKVGGIHANNAYPADFIYENLMIECNVIHQAFAAGVARLLQLGSSCIYPRAVAQPMKEDALLTGVLEPTNEPYAVAKIAGIKLCESYNRQHGTDYRSVMPTNLYGPGDNFHPENSHVLPALIRRFHEAAQADDEEVRIWGSGKPRREFLHVDDMAEASLFVLGLDPKTYAANTEPMLSHINVGTGIDVSIMELAQMVAKVTGFQGRITNDPSKPDGTLRKLMDVSRLADMGWQASIDLEKGLQGTYDWFIKNQDSIRH
- a CDS encoding glycosyltransferase family 10 domain-containing protein translates to MQDWQEDFARRPVDVAFMFERRAERHHWVEWPEADLTGLCSWRTDLAEACTIGVVERLGQSWQGGQSRFELTTDWHMDKLTRLDGRTRLMGALENTHHPDYISEKFFDAFACGAVPIYWASPGHRIHELGLPERSWVNLWGMTPDEGAARIADALRGSETAVTMPSAIATLKQLFTPAEAWQSSRDHVGTGVMHALQHVCDFPLLTL
- a CDS encoding glycosyltransferase, with product MSLGLVIPVRDDHVALDQLLAEAGKLGVFDQIVVVDDGSAEPVASELAQIIRQDTATGPGPARNIGLAEIETDHVLFFDSDDMITPQIIPLWRDLAGRDFDFCLFRHADTRQIARGRWHQMPNDDALWRLAGMGGQHLTPVTGQAVAWLAQTANYPWNKIYRTGFLREAGISFPDLMLHEDIAPHWESFAKASTILASDRICATHTVSPGGGRMTNFRGRERIGAITSLQKVSARLPAALRLAFQTFTSGLFDWIYYHIDPRWHDELLVSIQRFWQATLGPQEEAQLIHQDPVLALHIGLQMTGGRLPC